DNA sequence from the Lachancea thermotolerans CBS 6340 chromosome H complete sequence genome:
TTTCAAAATCCTAGGCCGCCGATTATGTATATTTTTCCTCGTACTATTTCAACTTACAAATAAATTTTCGGTAAAAGTTGTTCTCAGACATTTTCGTATTTAGTGCTACCTTCAAGTTTATCATCAACTTACCCCGCTATTCGCGAGCTTCGATATAAATTTCCTCTCAGTTTAATATTGTTATAATGTGTACTCTTTATCGAAGTACTTGCCCTCTAAGCGGTTTTTGCTCCTTTAGCCAAAATGACCCAGTGTCAGCAATCAAGGTCAATTGTTACAATTTTTGTCCTTTTTTAATAAGCACAATAGCTGACTACATGAGTGCAAATAGAGGCTCTGTGCCTTAGCTTCATTCGAAGGATGAAAACTACTTTTGGTGCAAATCATATCTTGATGACGATACTAGAAAAAAGCCTTTGATTGAAGGCGATGGGTCAGAGCCTTCAAGAATGGGGTTTTTCATGAGACAATTAGGACACACCTTGTAGTATTGACATGGCCATTGCCTTCCCAGGCAGCAAACGCTACTGAAAACGCCTATCTTGCTTCAAGATGATGAACTGGGGCGGAAGCATACCACCTCTTAGTTGAGTCATATCAACTATACGTACCTCTTCTCGCCGTCAAACTGTAGTTATGACGATTTAAACCCTAGCCAAGCGGCGCAGAAAGCCGAAACGAATCAGTCACATAAATAACCCGGTGGACACTTCACTCTCcaccaagttcttgttctATTCAATATCCTCTGATTTTTAATCGGGGATGTTCTTCGAGTCGTTTCTAATAACTTCAAATCAGTAGTGAAAAATCCATCCCTTTAAAAGCATCACTAATTTAGTTGTCTCAAccgaaagaaaaaaaacatgTTCAGGGACAGAACCAATCTCTTCCTATCCTATCGCCGAACTTTCCCGCGTAATCGATATAACAATTCGGACGCTTTAACGAGCTTTGATCTCGAGGAAAATGGGGTCGAAGAGTCCTATCCGATGATCGACTCGAAAAAGGACGTGCCAACATTGTCAGGTCAGTTCTTGAATCTCACGCAGGAAGTCGACAGAAACTTGGATGAAGCTGGAACAAAAATGCTTCAGCTAACCAAGCTGTACCGCAAAAATGCGCTACCAGGGTTCGAAGATAAAGTCTCTGACGAGCAAGAGATCGAGGAGCATAGCTACCAAATAATAAAAATGTTTCAACAGAGTTACGCTATCATAAAATCTCTCCAGTCGATACAAACTGCTCAAACTTTTAGAGGGCAGAGCCTGAGGAAGGGAGATTTGGTCGTAGTGGATAACTTGCAAAAGCACTACGCAAGCAAGATACAATCAAGTTCAAATAAGTTCAGGATGTTGCAGAATAACTACTTGAAGTTTCTGAACAAAGACGACTTCAAGCCTTTGCCTCGAGCATCAACAGACGGCGACGCACTACTTGTTctagaggaagaagaaacaaatgCCGCGACACAACAGGAAATAGACTCATACTCGCGACAGACTTTGCAAAGGCAAACGCAGAGACAGAGCCAGGGACAGAGTACACAATTCCTACAACGCGAGGAGGAAATTACGCAGCTTGCTCGTGGTGTCCTCGAGGTGAGTACTATCTTCCGTGAAATGCAAAACCTTGTTATTGATCAGGGCACAATAATAGACCGAATCGATTACAATTTAGAAAACACCGTGCTTGAACTTAAGGGGGCGCAAAGAGAGCTCGACCGTGCCACTGTGTACCAGAGCAGGACTCAAAAGTGCAAAGTAATATTACTTCTCTCTCTTGTCGTGATAACTCTATTCTTCTTTGTGATGCTAAAACCTCATCACCACAGCGAAAGCAGTAAGAAAGACCCCCCTCAACCAAAACAGAATTCATCACAAGGCGAAGGCAAAGGTGAAATTTCTGACGGAGATAccaagccaaaaaaaaggtAGGTCTCTTATAGTGCTCAATTGAAAGCTGCTAAGATCACAACTTATTACAAAGTCTGTATAATATACACTCAAACTAATCCAGCTAGTTTCTGTTTGCTTTTTTCTACATCATTCCAGAGTAAGGACCGTCTCGAGACATTGATGCGGGCGGCATGTTTTGTCTTGGAAGGCGTTTCTTATAGGCTGGTCTGTAGTGTGTAGAAGATACCGAATGAGATGGTGGGGCGTAATTCTGGCGTTGCGCTCTTTTTGCACCCAGCCCCCCAGAGGGGACTCCAGGAATCATAAAGTCGGGGTTTGTCGTAAGCACCGCTTCAGAGGCTGTTGGCGCATTACTTGGGCGGTACCCTTGTTGAGGGGCCACATAACCTCTAGGAACAGGCTGTTGAGGTTGATACATGTGCGGAACCCTTTGTGGGGCAACCATCCTTGGATGATTCATGGGAGCTCTTTGGTGATCGAGAGGAACAAGTGGACGAACCTGGGCACCACCCAGGGGAACTGATGGATAGTTGATTGTCCTGGGAACATGCGTCTTCATGGGCTGTGGTGGGTAATTTGTGCTTTTAACACCGTTGCTTAAGGGCATGTAGTTAGGATTGATACCTCGCTGCGATACAGAAGTGAAGTCAGAGTCGTCATCCTTGATCccgtcatcttcatctaGGTACGGGCGCTCACTAGGGTCAATTGTTTGTTGCTTAATGAActcctcatcatcttcgtcAATTGCGTTATCGATGATGTGCTGTAGCACGTCTTTGCTGGACTTGTCTTTTTTAGCATCAGCATCAACATTCAAAGCTGAGGAAGGCTGCAAATCTGCCGTGTTCAGAGTGTCTTGACGTGATGCACGGTGGTCTCTTTCGGAGTAAAAGGAGGAAGTGCTAGACGGGTCGCGATAGCCGTTCATGGCAGCTGCGGCAGGGGCGCTCATCTCTATCGAGGCGTGATCGTCCCTTTGGGAGCCAGCTATAGCCGAGTAAGGCAAGGTTTCTTTAGTGTTGTTCTCAAACGAAAAGTCGTTCTCGGCGTCTTCGGTAACCGGCTTCATGATTTTGGCAGTTCCATAGGCGGTCTTCAACACTGGGTTTGACAAGGGCTTGTCGTTCAGCAGTTTTTCCCGATCTGACCGAGAGTCTGTGGTACCTGAGTTCAGAGTGGTTGAAGTAGCTATTTCTGGACCTTTGTAGAAGTCAGGGTAGGCTGGTTTTTCGAGTGCactcttctttgaactgTTATAGAACACGTCTTCTTCGTAAAGGTCTTTTGAGGGAGGCTGATCAAGCGACGTTAATCCTTGACGGTCCGTATAATCACTTTCGGCGTCACTATCTTGATTTTTCGAAGGAGCTAATGAATATGACAAAAAGATGAGAGGTATGCAAACTAGATTGatagcagcagcaggaaTCAGAAGCCATCCACACCAAGTAATGTTGGGAtagaagagaagaaagacgaCAATGCACATTAGCGCCGACCCAGCAAAAGCGATAACTGACAGAAGCAAGTTGATCACAAAAGCGGCCCCACTAGTACCAATAGCCCCAAAAAGCGATACAAAGCTGCCAagcattgaaaagaaagaaaGCCCAGCCGCAACGGGCATTATAATCAGAATCTTACCTAACGCTTCGCGTGCCGTAGTTCCCATTTTCCAAGACTCAGAAGTAGCCAGTTGCTCTGGATGGTAGCTTGCACTCGCAGAAGTGCAGCTACCTTGCTCGCAATAGCCGAAAGTGCCGAAAACAATTCCATCGGCCTTGGACAGTCCTATTTGCTTGAACACAGGCGCTGTTACACAGCAAATGATTAAAAACGCCATGGACACAAACTGCGCCACTGTTATCGCGCTGGATACGCcaacattcaaaaacttggccATAATTCGCAGCTGCTTGTAGATTATAATCTTGTTAGAAACTCAAGGTTGGTTCTGCAAGAGAGCAAACGTTCCGTAACTTCTATTAGAGCAGATCCTCTTGACTGCTAAGATTGTAAGAAGAAGTTTCTGGCGATGATTTCCTAATATCAATCAACTTTTCTCCCAGCCGCACGCGTTTTGATTTGAAACGTCTTATCTCGATGTGGAATGGACACCACGCTCGCGATGATACGGTTCGAGGCGTTGCAAGTAACTATATACGTCGTGTCTTTGCCCAAAAATAGCACACATATCCGGGTAATAAGGGTTGTGGCATCTCTTTGACGACGCACTCTGCACGGAGGCCAAACACCCGTAAGCGGGCCAACGTGCGCATTCAGGTATTTTGACATCGCTTATATGTGTTTCACGCGCCTTTGTGTCACTTCCTTGTTGGGACGACGATTTGCTCGTGGAGACCGGCGCTGCGTGAATTTTCCCTTTTGTTTCCCGGACaacctttttttcttgagcgGCTACCTGAATGTAAAAGCCGCGGCCAGCAAACGAAGAACGCTGAAGCCATTTATGAAGAACACGGGCTTTTTTCGGGCCATGGGTTCCGGCTTTCCGTAAAATTGTACCAACTAAGCGCCATGAATCAGAGAGCGAACTTCGGAAGTAAACAGCGCTGGTAAGACTTAGAATGAATGCCTAGCCGGAACAGTTTCTTTAATTGTAGTATTTTCGTGAAACGAAGTGTGACGCGGAATGCGCTGGGCGTGCAAAAACACGACTTCATGTGGAGTCTTATAGCAACTTCCGAGTGCCCACACGGACAGGCTTTaaacaagcttcttgagcaaaaaCTCTCGCAAGCTTAGAACTGAGTTTCTTCGGATACCATATACGGCCATAATTTGGCGCGTCTGCGTCCGAATGATTAAACGAATTTGGCCACATCTGTATATTGATGGTTAAGTGGAAAACCTAAGACAATGTGTAGGCGTGGAGGCTGATTAGAATCAGCTTTCTCGATTATTATATCCGTGACCTCTGTCAAGCTGGTGAAATCACCGAGATAACATCGCAGCGCTAACGCTGGTGATAGCAGGGGGGTAGAGACGGAAAATGAAAGGGAAAAAACTAACCTTCCGCCACTTTTAAGCTACTCATCAAGCGTTTGGCTTGCTACATTATTCTTTTGGGCGCtccttttttgacaagcCGTTTTCATAGCTTACCGAAAGAATTTCTGCTTGGGTTTGATGTTCGCAGTTGCTATTCCACGACCAGGGTGAAAAGCTGGTGTGCAGCGCTTGCCGGCATTACCGCTGGGGCGTGTACCGGGTTGGTACAGTACAAGTTGGCACATGCTGGATGTCTACGCAATGACTAGTTTGTTTCGTCCAATGGTCCAATGAACTTGTGAGGATGAATTTCggaaaaatcaaaaaaaaacatgTTTAAAATACCTATCGTCGGTAGGAATACACGTCAAGTATTTAGCAGAGGGAGTAGTCATACAAATGGGATCTCAACCCTCCAAGCCTGCGGAAACCAAGGTCTTTACCCCAAAGACTCAAGTCGATTTCACTAGCACGCTACTTGCTCAGCTCGAACAGTCTACGGAAGGCGATTTTTCCCGACAACAATTAGCGAACAAATATTTAGAACAAAGAGTATCTGAGAAGCTTGCTCAACTCGAAGAAGAgactctgaagaaatttgaagacaagCTCAACACTTCCCTGCTAGCAGACAATGGGAACTCCGACTCTGAGCTCTCTTCCAAAGGATTGAGTGAGAAAGTTGCCTCACTCAACAGCCATTTGGCAAAACTGAAGGAAGCACAGTCTGCTAGAAGCTCAGACGAGACGCTGAAAAGTTCTAAGGAAGCGCTCAGCAAATGCCTCAGGGATAATGAGGGGAAGCCCCTAAACTGCTTTGAGGAGGTgcaaaatttcaagaaggttgCTCTTCAACAGTAGAGAAACCAACGCCTTGAGAATAGAGGCAGTGGAAATGCTATGCCATACCAAGGCCTAGAAGTCATGCCGAATACGCTAGTAATCGGGCAACCATCTGTATATTCAAGCTACATTTAACAAAATATGAATAATGTACAAAAATAAAGCGCAATGATGTATACTATGTGCAATAACTACAACCCAAGCCCTTTGTAGATGAGGATTAGAGCGCTGTCGCTTTCGCCGCCGCCAGCCAAAGACTCAATTTTTTCCTTCTCGATGACAGAAACTTTATCATCATTGAATCTATACCACTTGTTTTCGTCTGCCTCATCACGAATAAACGACTGGTAATGCCCGCTCTCGGAGTTCGCTCCCTGGTGTGTAATCACTCCGATAAGGTTGTAGACGCAAGAGGGGTTCTCGCCAGGAGAGAGATCCGAAGGGAACCTCTTCTTGTATTCCTGGAGCCACCTTTCTCTCGTACTCTCTTCCAGGGCTTTTTCTGTCTCTGCGATCTCTCTTGGTGTCATGGAAGCTTCGCTGTCGCCACTAACTGGCCCTCCATTAGTCTTCCGCTTTTTAAGCTCACGCTCATCCTCAatcttttccttttcaacttcacGAAGATCATCTCTCAccttgatttttttttgtgcATACTCACTTGTCAGCAAATCGCTGACATCGagttgaaaaggaaaaacAACTTTACGCAAGATCTTAGACTTCTTGCCAGTGGacttcttccaaaaaaaccTCACATACTGTACAGTTAGAAACTCTGGCAGCTTtgtgatttttttttgcacGCTGAAAACAGAGTTGACGCCTGTAATGGAAGACCTTTTTTCGATACTTTCGTTTAACGACTCCTGAAGTCCGTTCTTCATAAAATTTGTAGTTCCAGAAATGTGGCATTGCAGTTTCATGTCATGATCGTCATCCTTTACTGTCACATCCTGCTCGTTAGCGTTGTCTTTGATTGTCGTTTGAAAGTTGATTTGGAACTTCTGAACTAGATTTTGCCCAAACACGACACTCAATGaatgaaaaatttgtgtGAAGAGTTCTTCGGCATCTTGTTGTTTATAAAATCCGGACTCCTGGTCGCGCTCAGCAAACTGAGGGTAGCACTTTCTTAGAGTTGCCAACAGCAGTATAGGAGTAGTAGATTCTTGAGGTCTGTCTCTaagctgctgaaaacaACGCTTCAGTTCAGCAACGAGCTGAATATGCTGTTCCCCAGAGCGGTTTTCTTTTGGTGGctgaaagttcaaaatctcttctCTGAGTGGTCTTATTTGGTACAATGCCTGTAAAGTGGAGTTCATGTAACAAGTGTTGCCAAGGTTCTTTAGCCCAACAGGTAACTGAGAAAGGTGTTGCATTTGGGCGCTTTCGTCCAAATCCTCAATGAATCTGTGTTCCTTCTGTGGTTTGCTTACGAGGTTGGCATCGGGAGTGCCTAACACCATGACTACTTGCCCAGGTTTTATTAACCCATTCAAAGGCACATCTGAGCTAAGTCCACCCTTGAGCATATACTTCTGGCGATCTTTGGGCACTTGTGTCAGCTCTTCGACTCTAAGCTGCAAGTCCGTCCCCTTCGCGCCCTGAGGCAACGAAATAGGGTAAACCTTCCCTGAGTGCTTTATACTAACTTGTTAAGCACGCGAGTTAGTATCAAAAAAGGGCCACCATGTTTGAGATAGTTAAGACATACATTCGAGACTCATGCTCATTGTTAGCTATTGTCTCTTAACTATGATAAATGTACTAGAGTGGCAAATGTATGTAAAATATGTTCGATAGCGTGTTTGATGATTGATTtagagcacgtgatattaATTGGCTATCTTAGGGTAGTGAAGACAATTTTATGAGAAGCTCGCGGGTTGCTGACGCTGCTCAAAGCTACTACTCGCACAGGTTCTCTTTTTCGTAGTAGTcgtcaatttcttcaagcgtCAGGCCCTTCGTCTCAGGGATAAAAAAGTAAACGAAGGGCACTGCAATGAACATGAAACCAGTGAAAACATAACCAAACGCGTAGCCTATCCTTGCTGTAATAATCGGGGTGCAGAGAGCGATGAAAAAGTTGGCGCCCCAGTTAAAAGCTTGTGAGAGTGCCATCGCTTGTGACTTTATTTCTAGGGTGAATATTTCGCTGACCAAGACTGGTGCGATGGCTGACCACgagcagcaaaagaagacgatgaaCAGACAGGTGAATACAATCATAATGTACCCGGAAAGTTTGTAGTTGGGATCCGAAGCATTATCGATTGTCGTAACGCCAACGGTGGAAAATGTGAACAGACAAACAAAGCAACACAGCGACCCCAGAAACAGTCCTTTTTTGCGGCCTAAGTTGTCTGCCACAAACATCGAAACATAAGTCATGGAAGCATTTATGGCACCCAAAATTATGGAAGTTTTGTAGGAGTCTTCAATCCCAACGGATTTAAACAGCTTTGTTCCATAATACAAAAAGTAGTCGATACCAGACATTTGTTGAAATGCCATAATGCACATTCCAGATAGCGTCCTCTTCAGaaacctttttgaaaacaactGCCAGAATGATGTGTTACGTTGCCGCTGTTCTTGGTAGTGGTAATTCTCTTTCAGGTACTGGAGCTCCTCGTTTATAACATCCAAAATTTGTGCCTGTTGGGAGTTTGCCATGTTTCCCTCCACCTGTTTAAGATTGATGCCTCTCAACCTTGCAAACACCTTTCTAGCATCGTCAAAGCGTCCTCTCTTGATCAGAAATCTAGGTGACTCTGGTGCACTAGCAAGCATCGGCAGTATAATAACAGAGAATACAAATCCGCCGATAAGTGGGAGACGCCACATCTTATCGTCTTTGTAATGATTTTTGGTGGCAAAGTCGACGACGTATCCTATTAAGATCCCATGGGTAATGTTTATTTGATAGAAATTGACTATAGCGCCCCGAATGCCAGGAGGCGCTATTTCAGAAAGCAACATGGGAGTAAGTACAGCATTGGCGCCGACTGTCAGCCCGGTCACCATCCTTCCAATCATGTACTGATACCACTTTCCTTGTCCAGCGCTCATTTGGATCGCCAGTCCAAGCATGTAAACCGCGCATCCGATAGCAATAGGCGCGCGCCGGCCAATGTAATCTGCCAACCGTGCGATGGTGAAGCCGCCGGTGATACACCCTATGTGGAAAGCAGATACCACGAGACCTATCAGGGCAGTGGACATATGATACTCGCCTGAAGAGGCGTCGAAGTGACCGAACCTCCGCAGCCAAGGTTGCATATTTGTGATACCTCCCACGGTTCCTGTGTCGTAgccgaaaaaaaaaccagtAAATGAAATGCCATAGCATGCTAGTATCACGTCCCAATTTTGGTCTCGCAAGCCGAGGCTTTCTCGGGTCTCTGtcttgaaactttcaaCTTTACCGACCTCCTTGCTGTTTGAGGGGATGGGCACCGAGCCTCTACGCGAGCGGCCGATCTCATAGCTCTCTTCGATTTCGCACCCTAAGTAATCACCTGCCATAATTAGTAAATGAAAAGGACGATTCAGTACCTTAACTTAGTGAGCCGCCTTTAATACCAGACGTGCTTCGGTGCTTTGGGTGTGAAGGCTTAAAAAGATGGTTGATGCGATCCTGAATCGTTTCCAAGTCTGCCATTATTCATATATCGAGAGCCTCGCGGATTTATGATTGCATCCCCTTGAATGCATGAAGATGCGGTCTCTtccttttttcttttgtttcttgcCTAAACGCGGGGACGCCGGACGTGGGGACGCGAGGttcgaagaaaacaagaaattgGGCAAGAGGTTCGCAGTCTTAGTGCGCGAGAACCTTAAAAAATGACCACAGTGAGTTGGTCAATCTCGaggctttgttgaaggcCCGGCATAGGCGTTAGCAAATGCAGATAAGTTACTTAATTCTGATAGACCCTGTTCGTATAAAATCTTCTAAACTCTTTCCTTTAACGCCCTCACGACCCCGCACATTTGAAGCTCCCGTGACTTTGTCATCACGGCATCGGACTGCACCATCGGCTGGTTAACAAGTCGAGTGATTGGTGGAATATATGACGATAATTCCTGAATATCAGTGATTGCCAATAAGCACTATATGGCAGCCAAGCGTCTCCGGGTACGCGCAGCCGAGCAGTTATTCCCGAATTTCTTTTACAGGAGCCAGGTCTCGCTTTGCAATTGCGAATCAAAGACCTAGTGGGCTTGGTTGGAGTTAGTCCAACACGATGTCTTTCTGTTCCAGAATCCTTGTATAAATGGGAGGCTGCCGCTGGTGCAGCTCTCACAGCAGATCGAAACCCGCACGTCGCTGTGTTATCAGAAGGCGTCTTAGCACCACTGGTGGTAGAGGCGCACAATGAGAGGCTTTTGTGCCAGCTTAACCCTTTTTTCATGCAATTCATGTTTGCTCAGCTCGGTGTCTGTAACACGCATATCTGTCAAGAGATCAATGTCACGCAACGCCTTGAATCCCCACCACTTCCCCGTCGATATCCTGTAGTAGATCTTATGCCCGGCGAAtaggagaagaagaatcaAAGAGCACAGGTAGTTCTGGAAGAAGTTCTCTGTGCGGGTACTAGGGCTGCTCCAGCCGCCAACCGGCCATAGTGAAACATAAAATTGGGCAACCAGAATTAGCACGTTAATAGTCGCTGAATACACAGAGCCATAGACCCCCACGGCACTCACAAACTCCAGCTCGTCCAAAGAAACTCCTTGTGCTTTCATGGCCATTCTGAAGCGGATATGGGAAACATTGATGCTGAGCCAGACAACGCAAGTGGCCAGGCCTGCAATGGCCATCAGCCAGGTGAAAACGTCGTCGGAAGAGCTGGATTTGACAAGGAACGCTAGTAAGCCAAAGGCGAGGTTGGTCAAAATACCTACGAGCGGTCTGCCTGCTCTATCGATGTATCCGAAAATGCGAGGGATCAATCCCTGATGCGCCATGGAGCAGAGTGTCCGACTTGAGGCGAAAATACATGAATTTCCGACGCTCAATAGACTCACCAAGATAACTGCATTCACGACAGAAGGCAGCGCCTTTATTCCGTGCAAACGAATCGCAATAACAAAGGGTGAGTTGTCCACCGAGGAGCCTCCCATTAAATTCTCATTTGTGTATGGAACGAGGAAGCCCACAAGCGTTAAGGacaccaaaaagaagaatactATTCTCCAGAACACCTGTTTGATGGCGCTGGGTAGCTCTTTGGGGTCTGTCTCGCCTGAGGCAAGACACGCCATTTCCGTACCACCTAAGGAGTACGATGCTATAACGAATACGGCAGCGACACCTTTGAATCCATTGGCTAGGGGACCTGGGTCACTCCAGTACTTTGCGCCGACGAATTCGTGTTTAGGGCCCCCGCCACAGATGAGTACCACGCACAGAATGATGAAGCCAATAATTGTAAGCACCTTGATAAGAGAGAAGATGAACTCAGCCTCTCCAAAGCCTCTTACACCGAGCAGGTTAACCAAAGCAATAAACGCGTAGAAGATGGCAACCCATGCAACAGGTGGCACAGAAGACCCCCAGTATTCTACTGTCATTGCAGCAGCTATGATTTCGAGCGGCAACACGAAACACCACTGCAGAACGTAGATCAGCACCACCACAAAGCTTATGCTGGGTTCCAAAAACCGCGTTCCGTAGTCTGCGAACGCACCCACTACTGGAAACCGCACCGTGATCTCGCCCAGCCCGTGAATCGTGCCAACCATCTGCGTCCCGGCGACTGTCCATCCTATGATCAGCGCTAGAGGGCCTCCCACAGCGAGAGCTTTGCCACTCCCAATAAACAGGCCGGTCCCTATGCTGCCGCCAATTGCTATCATGATCAAATGCCTTGCCTTCagcgactttttcaagttgtcAGAATGGAATGAACCATCCAAAGGCGGCTTGAAAGAGTCCACCATTCGCTGTATTATGTTTCGCTTGGTACCCCGGTGGTTCACCACCGTAGACGGGGTGCTGGTCTTTTCGCTGCCATCGCCTATTTTAATCTCTTGGCCGGTGACGCACGTTTCTACATAGCTCTCGATGTCCTTGTCGTGAAACCTAGAGGGCGGTACCTCTTGCATCACTGCTCCCGAGTATGGTTACAAAAAATCACTAGGCTATTCTACGTAGCTTGTCAAAACATCATGGTCTCGAAATCCGTTGTTTTACTACTTATGAATTCATAGTCATCGCCAACTAGGCCCTACGCCAGAATTCGCTGAAGGTCTTATGAAAAGCAGGCGCtgacgaagaaaaagaaactcaaaaaagtgGGACCCGCACAAGTCAAGGTGCCGTTTATAATTCTTAGTGCCGTTTAGTAGAGCCCCAAAGCCTTACAATCAAACGTGGGCTAATGATTTCTAAGAATGGCTAGGACCCCATGATGGGCCGTGAAGTTTCGACGGAGATTTGGCCAGTGCTCGTGACGATCGCAAAGAGCACGAGACATGCTTGTATGCTTGTGGCctttgattttggaagTACTTGTTGGCGAGGATATTACATAATACAAAGAGCAATGTTATTCTGCGCCCATCTCATGAAATGAGGTACTCATAACGTGCAGATCAAGCCTTGTAGCTGGTTTTCTTGTCATGTGCTGTGAAGCGAGCTAGTTATGGAGTATCACTCACAATGTACGCCATTGTGAGAGGTGAGTTACTTGCATTGGCTTGAAAATCAGACTCCGCTAGAACTTCAACACGAGGACCAATAACATCCAGGTACTACACGctgttcaaaagcttcttgtagCATGTTTGTCGACATAGCAAGGAACTAGAGATAAGCACGTGCCGTTGTCGGCCATAAAGCCTTCTGTCTACGCGGTGTGACAAAACCCTCGTGCTGCTCAGTAGCGTTTTCAACGTATTCGAAGCTGCGACGCAGTTGCGTCAAGCGCGCAGACACATAAAATCTCTTGAGAGTAAGAAGTATCCTTATTCACCACTTGCTCAAAGATGTAGAAGTCTATATGAAGTTTGTGAAGCTATTGTTGGTTAGCCTCGGACGGCTGGCGTTGTCCTTCAATGAAAATCTATATATACAGTCCCTTCGGGAGAAGTTCGCAATCTCCGAAAGAAATGAGTCCTTCATTCCGGAggcctttttcttgcaaaACGCAGAGACGTCGGCCTTTCGAGACTTCGAAGAACCTTCGCTATTTGTAGGGAAGTTCACAGCCGCTAGCGTTGATGAACTCGTCAAGACGATCTGCTCCAAGTTTCCTGAGCTTCGACCAGAAGAAGTCGTACCAAGAAGTTACAGACATGTTGACTTCTATATGTTGGTATCTGTCGCGGAGACGCCAGCGCCCGTCGAACAGTGAGTCCCTTGTTATGGGGCTGTTCAAACACCGACTGGGACATATTAGTCCATGTTAATCACGTGCAGAAGCACAAATTTTTAGACATGAAAATGGTCAACACGATCTTAGTGCTTAAACTCGTCTTCAACCAACCGCTAACTCCAAACAGCACGCAATGGCTATACAGAGGAAGCGCTTATCGGACGGACTTACAGTTACCcagaaagtttttgttAGATCTCGCGGCGGAGGTGCCACGAAGATAGTTAGAGAACACTATCTGAGAACCGATATCCCATGCCTCTCTAAGGCTTGCAAAAAGTGTGTTGAAATCGCTGTTCCGGGTCCTGATAATGAGCTA
Encoded proteins:
- the TLG2 gene encoding t-SNARE syntaxin TLG2 (similar to uniprot|Q08144 Saccharomyces cerevisiae YOL018C TLG2 member of the syntaxin family of t-SNAREs), which produces MFRDRTNLFLSYRRTFPRNRYNNSDALTSFDLEENGVEESYPMIDSKKDVPTLSGQFLNLTQEVDRNLDEAGTKMLQLTKLYRKNALPGFEDKVSDEQEIEEHSYQIIKMFQQSYAIIKSLQSIQTAQTFRGQSLRKGDLVVVDNLQKHYASKIQSSSNKFRMLQNNYLKFLNKDDFKPLPRASTDGDALLVLEEEETNAATQQEIDSYSRQTLQRQTQRQSQGQSTQFLQREEEITQLARGVLEVSTIFREMQNLVIDQGTIIDRIDYNLENTVLELKGAQRELDRATVYQSRTQKCKVILLLSLVVITLFFFVMLKPHHHSESSKKDPPQPKQNSSQGEGKGEISDGDTKPKKR
- the MIC19 gene encoding Mic19p (similar to uniprot|P43594 Saccharomyces cerevisiae YFR011C Hypothetical ORF), which translates into the protein MGSQPSKPAETKVFTPKTQVDFTSTLLAQLEQSTEGDFSRQQLANKYLEQRVSEKLAQLEEETLKKFEDKLNTSLLADNGNSDSELSSKGLSEKVASLNSHLAKLKEAQSARSSDETLKSSKEALSKCLRDNEGKPLNCFEEVQNFKKVALQQ
- the UBP6 gene encoding ubiquitin-specific protease UBP6 (similar to uniprot|P43593 Saccharomyces cerevisiae YFR010W UBP6 Ubiquitin-specific protease situated in the base subcomplex of the 26S proteasome releases free ubiquitin from branched polyubiquitin chains deletion causes hypersensitivity to cycloheximide and other toxic compounds), whose amino-acid sequence is MSMSLEFSIKHSGKVYPISLPQGAKGTDLQLRVEELTQVPKDRQKYMLKGGLSSDVPLNGLIKPGQVVMVLGTPDANLVSKPQKEHRFIEDLDESAQMQHLSQLPVGLKNLGNTCYMNSTLQALYQIRPLREEILNFQPPKENRSGEQHIQLVAELKRCFQQLRDRPQESTTPILLLATLRKCYPQFAERDQESGFYKQQDAEELFTQIFHSLSVVFGQNLVQKFQINFQTTIKDNANEQDVTVKDDDHDMKLQCHISGTTNFMKNGLQESLNESIEKRSSITGVNSVFSVQKKITKLPEFLTVQYVRFFWKKSTGKKSKILRKVVFPFQLDVSDLLTSEYAQKKIKVRDDLREVEKEKIEDERELKKRKTNGGPVSGDSEASMTPREIAETEKALEESTRERWLQEYKKRFPSDLSPGENPSCVYNLIGVITHQGANSESGHYQSFIRDEADENKWYRFNDDKVSVIEKEKIESLAGGGESDSALILIYKGLGL
- a CDS encoding SUR7/PalI family protein (weakly similar to uniprot|Q08157 Saccharomyces cerevisiae YOL019W Protein of unknown function green fluorescent protein (GFP)-fusion protein localizes to the cell periphery and vacuole), whose protein sequence is MAKFLNVGVSSAITVAQFVSMAFLIICCVTAPVFKQIGLSKADGIVFGTFGYCEQGSCTSASASYHPEQLATSESWKMGTTAREALGKILIIMPVAAGLSFFSMLGSFVSLFGAIGTSGAAFVINLLLSVIAFAGSALMCIVVFLLFYPNITWCGWLLIPAAAINLVCIPLIFLSYSLAPSKNQDSDAESDYTDRQGLTSLDQPPSKDLYEEDVFYNSSKKSALEKPAYPDFYKGPEIATSTTLNSGTTDSRSDREKLLNDKPLSNPVLKTAYGTAKIMKPVTEDAENDFSFENNTKETLPYSAIAGSQRDDHASIEMSAPAAAAMNGYRDPSSTSSFYSERDHRASRQDTLNTADLQPSSALNVDADAKKDKSSKDVLQHIIDNAIDEDDEEFIKQQTIDPSERPYLDEDDGIKDDDSDFTSVSQRGINPNYMPLSNGVKSTNYPPQPMKTHVPRTINYPSVPLGGAQVRPLVPLDHQRAPMNHPRMVAPQRVPHMYQPQQPVPRGYVAPQQGYRPSNAPTASEAVLTTNPDFMIPGVPSGGLGAKRAQRQNYAPPSHSVSSTHYRPAYKKRLPRQNMPPASMSRDGPYSGMM